One part of the Flavobacterium johnsoniae UW101 genome encodes these proteins:
- a CDS encoding hybrid sensor histidine kinase/response regulator transcription factor has protein sequence MKNTTTILLCFFSFINCLFSQGKFDSYQFRSIQETTSKRAVSSIIQDNNGFIWIGTNGAGLYRYDGVNYFGYKYDKKPGSVNSNFIYATFIDSNNNLWVGTDEGLCLYNRDLDNFTKINIEDVITKGYSEPITVKTIIEDNNGNLFLGAYGFGLFKLNIKTLKASLVQSKVLDKPNFLIKSSIKSKQGIIYLGTSYGLLEIDLNGKVKQVYKDKFKREPLLDDIENLVIDKFGYIWLGTTENGLIKIKPETDNYQFENYPITKNKILSIVQSSLDYIVCGTENDGLLVVNYKGQVLRKYLHSKYNNFSLKSNSVWSLYEDKEKRLWLGYFNKGLGVFDKPNNKFNSLESLANNDNSLQTSYVTSVIKDKKGNLLISNEGGGLDIYNLIDKSYIHVNQTNQNYYSGLDAVDIQTIFIDSKQNIWIGSWDRGIYFLKNGTSRFVNYNTANTSGLKSNRIFSFAEDSKGRIWIGTFIKGLHYFDNKTSTFVHCDSKPFAENTLDNAFIRKVFVDSDNVLWVGTILGLYQVSLKDETNFKVTKMRDAMFSGINKHNSIQTILSIYESNDKTIWIGTDGQGLFSYNKKNKIFSNYDDFPGFKEKSVRAIISDNNGSLWVSGGSGLTKLDFKNKKSTNFNKDDGLIDNDFNNNAVFKDGNGELYFGGYEGVNYFNPNEIKKAEKAPRLYFSDFKLFNKSVKPNEEGSPLTKVISQTKEITLNYTQSVFTIEYVGINYNYSKKNQYAYYLEGFEKDWNYAGNNRTATYTNLAPGNYTFKVKSANADGTWSNSQLELKIKILPPWWKTIWAYLIYTAILIFLIRYLNKIYQNRFKAKQAIILEKEKSIQLEKLNNKKLQFFTNISHEFRTPLTLIINPLEDILRSKKLSPEIHNKLKIVHKSSDRLSRLINELMDFNKLEFNKISLQAKKVDVTAFTEGIIGYFDEEAAARNITVNFESSQDELEDWLDPKMLEKILFNIISNAFKFTPDNGSITIFIDTAETDNALIIDGEKVPSYSITITDTGSGIRKKDLNRIFDRFYQVNNVNKDYYGSTGIGLEVVKEFIELHKGKIEVESQVGEGTKFKVTFPLGNSFYKKSEIIDEVFKIEKNKNQFLFDAANNQTDEDDFTETSIDNAAEETAKSYTVLIVEDNPELRNYLKQELSKSYKVITAENGKKGYELAVQKLPDLIITDVIMPVMDGLQLCKNIKGDLKTSHIPLLMLSAKAMVKDRLEGIDSGADMYLSKPFELDILKSSLAQLITSRQIMFKKFYSGITKQGKEKTTSLDNDFIQKILHFINENISEPELTVELLSSKIYLSRSQLYRKIKTLTGVSVNEFIRNVRLEKAKQLIEQGNNNINEISYKVGFTSPSYFAKCYKIKYGYLPTQEKRTKE, from the coding sequence ATGAAAAATACCACCACTATCCTTTTATGCTTTTTCAGCTTTATAAACTGCCTGTTTTCTCAAGGTAAATTTGACAGCTATCAATTTAGAAGCATACAGGAAACTACCTCAAAACGAGCTGTTTCTTCTATCATTCAGGATAATAATGGTTTTATATGGATAGGCACAAACGGTGCGGGTTTGTATCGTTATGACGGTGTAAATTATTTTGGATACAAATACGATAAAAAACCCGGCTCTGTAAACAGCAACTTTATTTATGCCACGTTTATCGATTCTAATAATAACCTCTGGGTTGGTACTGATGAAGGTTTATGTTTGTACAACAGAGATTTAGATAATTTTACCAAGATTAATATTGAAGATGTTATAACAAAAGGATATAGTGAGCCCATTACTGTAAAAACAATTATTGAAGACAATAACGGCAACTTATTCTTAGGCGCTTATGGTTTCGGATTATTCAAACTTAATATAAAGACTTTAAAGGCTTCTTTAGTGCAGTCAAAAGTGTTGGACAAGCCTAATTTTTTAATAAAATCTTCGATAAAAAGTAAACAGGGAATTATTTATTTAGGAACCAGTTACGGCCTTTTAGAAATCGACTTAAACGGAAAAGTAAAACAGGTTTATAAAGACAAATTTAAAAGAGAACCTTTACTCGACGATATAGAAAATCTTGTCATAGATAAATTTGGATATATATGGCTGGGAACAACAGAAAATGGTTTGATAAAAATTAAACCCGAAACCGATAATTACCAATTTGAAAATTACCCTATTACCAAAAATAAAATCCTGTCTATTGTACAAAGCAGTCTGGATTATATTGTATGCGGTACAGAAAATGACGGATTACTGGTTGTAAATTACAAAGGGCAAGTACTACGAAAATACCTGCACAGCAAATACAATAATTTCAGTTTAAAATCTAATTCTGTCTGGTCGCTGTATGAAGACAAGGAAAAACGACTTTGGCTGGGATATTTCAATAAAGGACTTGGTGTTTTTGACAAACCCAATAACAAATTCAATTCGCTGGAATCTCTTGCCAATAACGATAATTCTTTACAGACCAGCTATGTAACATCTGTTATAAAAGATAAAAAAGGAAATTTATTAATAAGCAATGAAGGCGGCGGACTCGATATTTATAACCTTATTGATAAAAGTTACATTCACGTTAACCAGACAAATCAAAACTATTATTCCGGTTTAGATGCAGTTGATATTCAGACCATATTTATAGACAGCAAGCAAAATATCTGGATAGGAAGCTGGGACCGCGGTATTTACTTTTTAAAAAATGGAACTTCCCGATTCGTAAATTACAATACAGCTAATACATCCGGACTGAAATCTAATCGGATTTTTAGTTTTGCCGAAGATTCTAAAGGCCGAATCTGGATAGGAACTTTTATAAAAGGACTGCATTATTTTGATAATAAAACCAGCACATTTGTACATTGCGATTCTAAACCATTTGCAGAAAACACCTTAGATAACGCTTTTATCCGCAAAGTTTTTGTAGACTCAGACAATGTACTTTGGGTAGGAACAATTTTAGGTTTGTATCAGGTTAGTTTAAAAGATGAAACAAATTTTAAAGTAACGAAAATGCGCGATGCCATGTTTAGCGGCATAAATAAACACAACAGCATTCAAACTATTTTATCTATTTATGAATCTAACGATAAAACGATCTGGATAGGAACAGATGGTCAGGGATTATTTAGCTACAATAAAAAAAATAAGATATTTTCTAATTATGATGATTTTCCGGGTTTTAAGGAAAAATCTGTTCGTGCTATAATTTCAGACAATAATGGTTCTTTATGGGTAAGCGGCGGATCTGGTTTGACAAAACTAGATTTTAAAAATAAAAAAAGCACCAATTTTAATAAAGATGACGGTCTTATTGACAACGATTTTAATAATAACGCCGTCTTTAAAGATGGAAATGGAGAATTGTATTTTGGCGGTTACGAAGGCGTAAATTATTTTAATCCCAACGAAATTAAAAAAGCAGAAAAAGCACCAAGATTGTATTTCAGCGATTTCAAATTATTTAATAAATCTGTAAAACCAAATGAAGAAGGTTCGCCTTTAACCAAAGTAATTTCGCAGACTAAAGAAATTACACTCAACTATACACAATCGGTTTTTACGATTGAATACGTGGGAATTAACTACAATTATTCTAAAAAAAATCAATACGCTTATTATCTGGAAGGTTTTGAAAAAGACTGGAATTATGCCGGAAATAACAGAACGGCAACCTATACCAATCTGGCGCCGGGCAATTATACTTTTAAAGTAAAATCAGCCAATGCAGACGGTACCTGGAGCAACAGTCAATTAGAATTAAAAATAAAAATACTTCCTCCGTGGTGGAAAACTATTTGGGCTTATTTAATATATACCGCTATTTTAATTTTCCTGATTAGATACTTAAATAAAATCTATCAAAACCGATTTAAAGCGAAGCAGGCCATTATCTTAGAAAAAGAAAAATCTATTCAGCTAGAAAAATTAAACAATAAAAAATTACAGTTTTTCACTAATATCTCACATGAATTCAGAACACCTTTAACGCTTATTATTAATCCGCTGGAAGACATTTTAAGAAGCAAAAAATTATCACCTGAAATTCATAATAAATTAAAAATTGTACATAAAAGCTCTGACAGACTTTCGAGACTTATTAATGAGCTTATGGATTTTAATAAATTAGAGTTTAATAAAATTTCACTTCAGGCTAAAAAAGTAGATGTCACAGCTTTTACAGAAGGAATTATTGGCTATTTTGATGAAGAGGCAGCAGCCAGAAACATAACCGTTAACTTTGAATCATCTCAAGATGAACTTGAAGACTGGCTGGATCCTAAAATGCTGGAAAAAATACTTTTTAATATTATTTCTAATGCATTCAAATTTACGCCTGATAATGGTTCTATCACCATTTTTATAGACACAGCCGAAACAGATAATGCTTTAATAATTGATGGAGAAAAAGTTCCTTCCTACTCTATAACCATTACGGATACCGGCTCTGGAATACGCAAAAAAGATCTCAATAGAATTTTTGACCGCTTTTATCAGGTCAATAATGTAAACAAAGATTATTATGGCAGCACCGGAATTGGTTTAGAGGTTGTAAAAGAATTTATTGAACTTCATAAAGGAAAAATTGAGGTTGAAAGCCAAGTTGGAGAAGGCACAAAATTCAAAGTCACATTTCCTTTAGGCAATTCGTTTTATAAGAAAAGTGAAATTATCGATGAGGTTTTTAAAATAGAAAAGAACAAAAATCAATTTTTATTTGACGCCGCTAATAATCAAACAGATGAAGATGATTTTACAGAAACGTCAATCGACAACGCTGCAGAAGAAACTGCAAAATCATATACCGTTTTAATTGTTGAGGACAATCCTGAACTGCGAAATTACCTAAAACAGGAACTAAGCAAATCATACAAAGTTATTACAGCCGAAAATGGTAAAAAAGGCTACGAACTTGCCGTACAAAAATTACCGGATTTAATCATTACAGATGTCATTATGCCGGTCATGGACGGATTACAGCTGTGTAAAAACATAAAAGGAGACTTAAAAACAAGTCATATTCCTTTGTTAATGCTGTCGGCAAAAGCAATGGTCAAAGACCGATTAGAAGGCATAGATTCTGGCGCAGATATGTATTTGAGTAAACCTTTTGAACTGGATATCTTAAAATCAAGTCTGGCGCAGCTTATTACCAGCAGACAGATCATGTTTAAGAAATTTTACAGCGGCATTACCAAACAAGGAAAAGAAAAAACAACATCACTGGATAATGACTTCATTCAAAAAATTCTGCATTTCATCAATGAAAATATCAGCGAGCCGGAATTGACTGTAGAACTCCTGTCTTCTAAAATCTACCTGAGCAGAAGCCAGCTGTACAGAAAAATAAAAACACTGACAGGCGTTTCTGTAAACGAATTTATTAGAAATGTACGATTAGAAAAAGCAAAACAGCTCATAGAACAAGGCAACAATAATATTAATGAGATAAGCTATAAAGTTGGCTTTACTTCTCCCTCCTATTTTGCCAAATGTTATAAAATTAAATACGGCTATCTGCCTACTCAGGAAAAAAGAACAAAAGAATAA